The proteins below are encoded in one region of Micromonospora sp. DSM 45708:
- the thrC gene encoding threonine synthase, which yields MWRGLIEAYRDRLPITDATPVVTLHEGNTPLLPAPVLSGRVGADVWLKVEGANPTGSFKDRGMTLAVSKAVEGGDKAIICASTGNTSASAAAYAARAGITCAVLVPQGKIALGKLAQALVHGAKLLQVQGNFDDCLALAGKLAQDYPVALVNSVNVYRLHGQKTAAFEIVEALGDAPDIHCLPVGNAGNITAYWMGYSEDLRDGNATRAPRMFGFQAAGAAPIVTGRMVPEPSTIATAIRIGNPASWTKAVDARDASGGLISSVTDREILSAYRLLAREVGVFVELGSAASVAGLLQQAAAGRVPAGSRVVCTVTGHGLKDPEWAISTAPAPVTIANDALAAARSLDLA from the coding sequence ATGTGGCGAGGGCTGATCGAGGCGTACCGGGACCGGCTGCCGATCACCGACGCCACTCCGGTCGTCACGCTGCACGAGGGGAACACGCCGTTGCTGCCGGCGCCGGTGCTCTCCGGCCGGGTCGGCGCGGACGTGTGGCTCAAGGTCGAGGGCGCGAACCCGACCGGCTCGTTCAAGGACCGGGGCATGACGCTCGCCGTCTCCAAGGCGGTCGAGGGCGGTGACAAGGCGATCATCTGCGCCTCCACCGGCAACACCAGCGCGTCGGCCGCCGCGTACGCGGCCCGCGCCGGGATCACCTGTGCGGTGCTGGTGCCGCAGGGCAAGATCGCGCTGGGCAAGCTGGCCCAGGCGCTGGTGCACGGCGCGAAGCTGCTCCAGGTGCAGGGCAACTTCGACGACTGCCTGGCGTTGGCCGGCAAGCTCGCCCAGGACTACCCGGTCGCGCTCGTCAACTCCGTGAACGTGTACCGGCTGCACGGCCAGAAGACGGCCGCCTTCGAGATCGTCGAGGCGCTCGGCGACGCGCCCGACATCCACTGCCTGCCGGTCGGCAACGCCGGCAACATCACCGCCTACTGGATGGGCTACTCCGAGGACCTGCGCGACGGCAACGCCACCCGGGCCCCCCGGATGTTCGGCTTCCAGGCGGCCGGCGCGGCCCCGATCGTCACCGGCCGGATGGTGCCCGAGCCGTCGACCATCGCCACCGCCATCCGGATCGGCAACCCGGCGAGCTGGACGAAGGCGGTCGACGCGCGGGACGCCTCCGGTGGGCTGATCTCCTCGGTGACCGACCGGGAGATCCTCTCCGCGTACCGGCTGCTGGCCCGCGAGGTGGGCGTCTTCGTCGAGCTGGGCAGCGCGGCCAGCGTGGCCGGCCTGCTCCAGCAGGCCGCCGCCGGCCGGGTGCCGGCCGGGTCGCGGGTGGTGTGCACGGTCACCGGCCACGGCCTGAAGGACCCGGAGTGGGCCATCTCGACGGCCCCGGCGCCGGTGACCATCGCCAACGACGCCCTCGCCGCCGCCCGCTCGCTCGACCTGGCCTGA
- a CDS encoding efflux RND transporter permease subunit — translation MSLLARFSLANRGLIALIALVTTAFGAFAVPSLKQQLLPSLEFPAAFIVAPYPGAAPEIVESQVAEPIENSLQGIPGLEKVTSTSREGAATVQVQYAFGTDLDDVVNKMETAINRAQLPEGVDPQVIAGSTDDLPAVVVAATGDGDERALAEKLRATVVPELEGLDGVRSVDVTGARDQVVTITPDPAKLAAARVAPTAIATALKTNGVAVPAGALADGDRSLPVQVGTPIRTVDDLRGIVLTTAPAAPVRLGDVARVEQQLAPATSFTRTNGKPSLGIAVTASPDGNAVGISHDIRDRLDDLKAASGAELTVVFDQAPFVERSIESLTTEGLLGLLMAVVVILVFLLSVRSTVVTAVSIPLSVLVALIVLWAGDYSLNLLTLGALTIAVGRVVDDSIVVLENIKRHLEYGEEKRDAILAAVREVAGAVTASTLTTVAVFAPIALVGGFVGQLFAPFAITVTVALLASLLVSLTVIPVLAYWFLRPRAGVDDEAARRAAEEKELRSPLQRAYLPVIGFATRSRKSRWATVALGLLVLLGTFGLAQKLETNFLDDSGQDTLAIRQEMPAGTGLTGTDRAAARIEEVLKRTPGVETYQVSAGGGDNPFAGGGGSDSASWSLALSDDTDAATVRQALRKEFDALGPEVGELTFGGGQDASANQVEVVVQAADQETLTRAAEEVRAAMAGTSGVEDVTTGLATRVPRVEVTVDRVAAARAGLTEAAVGQLVAQTYRGAPLGQVTLDGTAQDVVLSTGAKPPLSVAELRALRVGPVTLDAIADVNQVDGPQQVTRIDGERSVSVTGTATGSNLGATTQELQKKLDALDVPGATYVIGGVSADQADAFADLGLAVLAAIAIVFLIMVATFRSLTQALILLISVPFAATGAIALLLATGTPLGVPALIGVLMLVGIVVTNAIVLLDLINQYRAQGMGVTEAVVEGGRRRLRPILMTAVATVFALLPMAFGLTGEGGFISRPLAVVVIGGLLSSTLLTLVLVPTLYTMVERTKGSVRDRRRGTPEPAGPLGPVEPAEVPAPVTVGGGDGPVEPPARPSGALVDGTDQFEVLRLPKSRRSPLPPAE, via the coding sequence ATGTCGTTGCTCGCCAGATTCAGTCTTGCCAACCGGGGCCTGATCGCCCTGATCGCGTTGGTGACCACCGCGTTCGGCGCGTTCGCCGTGCCGTCGCTGAAGCAGCAGCTGCTGCCCTCGCTGGAATTCCCCGCGGCGTTCATCGTGGCGCCGTACCCCGGCGCCGCCCCCGAGATCGTCGAGTCCCAGGTCGCCGAGCCGATCGAGAACAGCCTCCAGGGCATCCCGGGGCTGGAGAAGGTCACCTCCACCTCCCGCGAGGGCGCGGCCACCGTCCAGGTGCAGTACGCGTTCGGCACCGACCTGGACGACGTGGTCAACAAGATGGAGACCGCGATCAACCGGGCCCAGCTCCCGGAGGGCGTCGACCCGCAGGTGATCGCCGGCAGCACGGACGACCTGCCCGCGGTGGTGGTCGCCGCGACCGGCGACGGCGACGAGCGGGCGCTGGCCGAGAAGCTGCGCGCCACAGTGGTGCCGGAGCTGGAGGGGCTGGACGGGGTCCGCTCGGTGGACGTCACCGGAGCCCGCGACCAGGTGGTGACGATCACGCCCGACCCGGCGAAGCTGGCCGCCGCCCGGGTCGCCCCGACCGCCATCGCGACGGCGCTGAAGACCAACGGGGTGGCGGTGCCGGCCGGCGCGCTGGCCGACGGCGACCGGTCGCTGCCGGTGCAGGTCGGCACGCCGATCCGCACCGTGGACGACCTGCGCGGCATCGTGCTCACCACCGCGCCGGCCGCGCCGGTCCGCCTCGGCGACGTGGCCCGGGTGGAGCAGCAGCTCGCCCCGGCGACGTCGTTCACCCGCACCAACGGCAAGCCGAGTCTCGGCATCGCGGTGACCGCCAGCCCGGACGGCAACGCGGTCGGCATCTCGCACGACATCCGCGACCGGCTGGATGACCTGAAGGCCGCCTCCGGGGCGGAGCTGACGGTGGTCTTCGACCAGGCCCCGTTCGTCGAGCGGTCCATCGAGAGCCTCACCACCGAGGGCCTGCTCGGCCTGCTCATGGCCGTGGTGGTGATCCTGGTGTTCCTGCTCTCGGTGCGCTCCACCGTGGTCACCGCGGTCTCCATCCCGCTGTCGGTGCTGGTCGCGCTGATCGTGCTCTGGGCCGGCGACTACTCGCTGAACCTGCTCACGCTGGGCGCGTTGACCATCGCGGTCGGCCGCGTGGTGGACGACTCCATCGTGGTGCTGGAGAACATCAAACGGCACCTGGAGTACGGCGAGGAGAAGCGCGACGCGATCCTGGCCGCGGTCCGCGAGGTGGCCGGCGCGGTGACCGCCTCCACGCTGACCACGGTCGCCGTCTTCGCGCCGATCGCCCTGGTCGGCGGCTTCGTCGGGCAGCTCTTCGCGCCGTTCGCGATCACCGTGACGGTGGCGCTGCTCGCCTCGCTGCTGGTGTCGTTGACCGTGATCCCGGTGCTGGCCTACTGGTTCCTCCGGCCGCGCGCCGGCGTGGACGACGAGGCCGCCCGCCGGGCCGCCGAGGAGAAGGAGCTGCGCAGTCCGCTCCAGCGGGCGTACCTGCCGGTGATCGGCTTCGCCACCCGCTCCCGGAAGAGCCGGTGGGCCACCGTGGCGCTCGGCCTGCTGGTGCTGCTGGGCACGTTCGGCCTGGCCCAGAAGCTGGAGACGAACTTCCTGGACGACTCCGGCCAGGACACCCTGGCCATCCGCCAGGAGATGCCGGCCGGCACCGGACTCACCGGCACCGACCGGGCCGCGGCCCGGATCGAGGAGGTGCTGAAGCGGACGCCGGGGGTGGAGACCTACCAGGTCAGCGCCGGCGGCGGGGACAACCCGTTCGCCGGGGGCGGCGGCAGCGACAGCGCCTCCTGGTCGCTGGCGCTCTCCGACGACACCGACGCGGCGACCGTACGGCAGGCGCTGCGCAAGGAGTTCGACGCGCTCGGCCCGGAGGTCGGCGAGCTGACCTTCGGCGGCGGGCAGGACGCCTCCGCCAACCAGGTCGAGGTGGTGGTGCAGGCCGCCGACCAGGAGACGCTGACCCGGGCGGCGGAGGAGGTCCGGGCCGCGATGGCCGGCACCTCCGGCGTCGAGGACGTCACCACCGGCCTGGCCACCCGGGTGCCGCGGGTCGAGGTGACCGTGGACCGGGTGGCCGCGGCCCGCGCGGGTCTCACCGAGGCGGCCGTGGGGCAGCTCGTCGCGCAGACGTACCGGGGGGCGCCGCTGGGCCAGGTCACGCTGGACGGCACGGCGCAGGACGTGGTGCTGAGCACCGGGGCGAAGCCGCCGCTGAGCGTGGCGGAGCTGCGGGCGCTGCGGGTGGGCCCGGTGACGTTGGATGCGATCGCCGACGTCAACCAGGTCGACGGGCCGCAGCAGGTGACCCGGATCGACGGCGAGCGCAGCGTCTCGGTGACCGGCACGGCCACCGGCTCGAACCTGGGCGCGACGACGCAGGAGCTCCAGAAGAAGCTGGACGCGCTGGACGTGCCGGGCGCCACGTACGTCATCGGCGGGGTGAGTGCCGACCAGGCGGACGCGTTCGCGGACCTCGGCCTGGCCGTGCTGGCCGCCATCGCGATCGTCTTCCTGATCATGGTGGCCACGTTCCGCAGCCTGACCCAGGCGCTGATCCTGCTGATCTCGGTGCCGTTCGCGGCCACCGGGGCGATCGCGTTGCTGCTGGCGACCGGGACGCCGCTGGGCGTGCCGGCGCTGATCGGCGTGCTCATGCTGGTCGGCATCGTGGTGACCAACGCGATCGTGCTGCTCGACCTGATCAACCAGTACCGGGCGCAGGGCATGGGCGTCACCGAGGCGGTGGTCGAGGGCGGCCGGCGCCGGCTGCGACCGATTCTGATGACCGCGGTGGCCACCGTGTTCGCGCTGCTGCCGATGGCGTTCGGGCTGACCGGCGAGGGCGGCTTCATCTCCAGGCCGCTGGCGGTCGTGGTGATCGGCGGCCTGCTCAGCTCGACGTTGTTGACGCTGGTCCTGGTGCCGACGCTCTACACCATGGTCGAGCGCACCAAGGGCTCCGTCCGGGACCGCCGCCGGGGCACGCCGGAGCCGGCCGGCCCGCTCGGCCCGGTCGAGCCGGCCGAGGTCCCGGCGCCGGTGACCGTGGGGGGCGGGGACGGCCCGGTCGAGCCGCCGGCCCGCCCGTCCGGCGCGCTGGTCGACGGTACGGACCAGTTCGAGGTGCTCCGCCTGCCGAAGAGCCGCCGTTCCCCCCTTCCCCCGGCCGAGTGA
- the thrB gene encoding homoserine kinase has product MPTTFASGPVRVRVPATSANLGPGFDALGLALGRHDDVTAEVTGGGVRVGVTGEGAGELPADDRHLVVTAMRAAFDVLGAQPAGLALECVNRIPQARGLGSSSAAIVAGVLAARALVVDGGQRLDDDAALRLAAELEGHPDNVAPCLLGGFTIAWTEPSGARAVSLPVATAVRPTVFVPAERGLTAAARAALPATVPHADAAANAGRAALLVHALTVDPALLLPATVDRLHQEQRAPGMPASARLVAALREAGVAAVISGAGPTVLALSDVPVGFEVGTEWRRWELPTDVSGARVFRGRL; this is encoded by the coding sequence GTGCCGACGACTTTCGCCTCCGGTCCGGTCCGGGTCCGGGTGCCCGCGACCAGCGCCAACCTCGGCCCCGGTTTCGACGCGCTCGGGCTGGCTCTCGGCCGGCACGACGACGTGACGGCCGAGGTGACCGGCGGCGGCGTCCGGGTGGGGGTCACCGGCGAGGGCGCCGGTGAGCTGCCGGCGGACGACCGGCACCTGGTGGTGACCGCCATGCGGGCCGCGTTCGACGTGTTGGGCGCGCAGCCCGCCGGCCTGGCGTTGGAGTGCGTCAACCGGATCCCGCAGGCCCGCGGTCTGGGTTCGTCCTCGGCGGCCATCGTGGCCGGGGTGCTGGCGGCCCGCGCGCTGGTGGTCGACGGCGGGCAGCGGCTGGACGACGATGCCGCGCTGCGCCTGGCGGCGGAGCTTGAGGGGCATCCGGACAACGTGGCGCCGTGCCTGCTCGGCGGCTTCACGATCGCCTGGACGGAGCCGTCCGGCGCCCGGGCGGTCTCGCTGCCGGTGGCGACCGCGGTCCGGCCCACCGTCTTCGTGCCTGCCGAGCGGGGCCTGACCGCGGCGGCCCGGGCCGCCCTGCCGGCCACCGTGCCGCACGCCGACGCCGCGGCCAACGCGGGCCGGGCTGCGCTGCTGGTGCACGCGCTGACCGTCGACCCGGCGCTGCTGCTGCCGGCCACCGTCGACCGCCTCCACCAGGAGCAGCGCGCCCCGGGGATGCCGGCCAGCGCCCGGCTGGTCGCCGCGCTGCGTGAGGCGGGTGTGGCCGCCGTGATCAGTGGGGCCGGCCCGACCGTGCTGGCGCTCTCCGACGTGCCGGTGGGCTTCGAGGTGGGAACAGAATGGCGCCGGTGGGAGTTGCCGACAGATGTCAGCGGAGCCCGGGTTTTCCGGGGTAGACTTTGA
- a CDS encoding MFS transporter, which yields MSPTLSVLVRNRDFRNLFLAELVVFGADWFVMVPLLVLLPELTGSGIWGALVLAVDTGTTALLLPYAGTVADRFDRRKVMMAANVAALAGVLLLLGVRGAGTAWLALLAIATVAVAKAFYSPAAQAALPNVVDPVDLAAANAVAGSAWGTMAVVGASLGGILSAAAGPYACFWVAAAGLAGAAALAALIRRPLQAPRDPAAGVPRPSAAIREALGYIARRPRVLALVTVKSAVGLGNGVLTVFPLLAGVYGVGAVGAGLLFAARGAGALVGPILMRRVLSNRAWLLTGLALSMSTYGLAYLGASVVSWFPLVLVLVFLAHLGGGSNWVLSNYALQGEVPDRLRGRVFATDMMLATLAIAISQLVVALVVDRVDERTVLAGCGLVTVVYAIGWRFATRRLSLTDAAQPPAG from the coding sequence GTGTCACCCACCCTCTCGGTCCTCGTCCGCAACCGCGACTTCCGCAACCTGTTCCTCGCCGAGCTGGTGGTGTTCGGCGCCGACTGGTTCGTCATGGTGCCGCTGCTGGTGCTGCTGCCGGAGCTGACCGGCAGCGGGATCTGGGGCGCGCTGGTGCTGGCCGTGGACACCGGCACCACCGCCCTGCTGCTCCCGTACGCCGGCACCGTCGCCGACCGGTTCGACCGCCGCAAGGTCATGATGGCGGCCAACGTGGCGGCGCTCGCCGGCGTCCTGCTGCTGCTCGGTGTCCGTGGCGCCGGGACCGCCTGGCTGGCGCTGCTGGCGATCGCGACCGTGGCCGTGGCGAAGGCGTTCTACTCGCCGGCCGCCCAGGCCGCGCTGCCCAACGTGGTCGATCCGGTGGACCTGGCGGCGGCCAACGCGGTCGCCGGCTCGGCCTGGGGCACCATGGCGGTGGTCGGCGCCTCGCTCGGCGGCATCCTGAGCGCCGCGGCCGGCCCGTACGCCTGCTTCTGGGTGGCCGCGGCGGGCCTGGCCGGGGCGGCGGCGCTGGCCGCGCTGATCCGGCGGCCCCTCCAGGCGCCCCGGGACCCGGCGGCGGGTGTGCCGCGCCCCTCGGCGGCGATCCGCGAGGCGCTCGGCTACATCGCCCGTCGGCCACGGGTGCTCGCGCTGGTGACGGTGAAGTCGGCGGTCGGCCTGGGCAACGGCGTGCTGACCGTCTTCCCGCTGCTGGCCGGCGTGTACGGGGTCGGCGCGGTCGGCGCCGGGCTGCTGTTCGCCGCCCGGGGCGCCGGCGCGCTGGTCGGCCCGATCCTGATGCGCCGGGTGCTCAGCAACCGGGCCTGGCTGCTCACCGGCCTGGCGCTGTCCATGTCGACGTACGGCCTGGCCTACCTGGGGGCCTCGGTGGTGTCCTGGTTCCCGTTGGTGCTGGTGCTGGTCTTCCTGGCCCACCTCGGGGGCGGCAGCAACTGGGTGCTGTCCAACTACGCGCTCCAGGGCGAGGTGCCGGACCGGCTGCGCGGCCGGGTCTTCGCCACCGACATGATGCTCGCCACGCTGGCCATCGCGATCAGCCAACTGGTGGTGGCGTTGGTGGTGGACCGGGTGGACGAGCGCACCGTGCTGGCCGGCTGCGGCCTGGTCACCGTGGTCTACGCGATCGGCTGGCGGTTCGCCACCCGGCGTCTCTCGCTCACCGACGCGGCGCAGCCGCCGGCCGGCTGA
- the rho gene encoding transcription termination factor Rho: protein MSDTTDVTSDVSNVAGDATTAAPTRRRRSGTGLSAMLLPELQSLAASLGISGTARMRKGELISAITERQGGAAAGTPRPRAEVAAAAAPAREEVHAEVREERAEGGRRPAEQAPAAEATEGRTRGRRTRAASATTEARQAEARPVEARPAEAPAEQAPAETGERAERGAERDERAEGRGRTERGERAERGDRNDRAERGDRNDRADRGDRAERNDRGERAERGERAERGDRNERAERSDRNDRGERAERNDRSDRSDRNDRADRNDRGDRNDRGQRAERDNRDSRDNDDDDENGGRRGRRSRFRDRRRGRGERGENGDGGATAREPQVGEDDVLVPVAGIIDVLDNYAFVRTTGYLAGPNDVYVSMSQIKKYGLRRGDAITGAVRAARDGEQRRDKYNPLVRLDTINGMEPDEAKRRPEFYKLTPLYPQERLRLETEPHILTTRVIDLVMPIGKGQRALIQSPPKAGKTMVLQAIANAITRNNPECHLMVVLVDERPEEVTDMQRSIKGEVIAATFDRPPQDHTTVAELAIERAKRLVELGHDVVVLLDSVTRLGRSYNLAAPASGRIMSGGIDSTALYPPKRFLGAARNIENGGSLTIIATALVETGSMADTVIFEEFKGTGNAELKLDRKIADKRVFPAIDINPTGTRKEEVLLAPEELAIIHKLRKVLHSLDSQAALDLLLDRLKQSRTNIEFLMQIAKSTPGE from the coding sequence TTGAGCGACACCACCGACGTGACGTCGGATGTTTCCAACGTCGCTGGCGATGCCACCACCGCGGCCCCCACACGCCGTCGGCGCAGCGGTACCGGCCTGTCGGCGATGCTGCTGCCGGAGCTCCAGAGCCTGGCCGCGTCGCTCGGCATCTCTGGTACGGCTCGCATGCGCAAGGGCGAGCTGATCAGTGCGATCACCGAGCGGCAGGGCGGCGCCGCCGCCGGAACCCCTCGACCGCGGGCCGAGGTCGCGGCCGCGGCGGCTCCCGCCCGCGAGGAGGTGCACGCCGAGGTCCGTGAGGAGCGGGCCGAGGGCGGGCGTCGTCCCGCCGAGCAGGCGCCGGCCGCCGAGGCGACCGAGGGCCGTACCCGTGGCCGCCGCACCCGGGCCGCGAGCGCGACCACGGAGGCACGTCAGGCCGAGGCACGCCCGGTCGAGGCGCGTCCGGCCGAGGCGCCCGCCGAGCAGGCGCCCGCCGAGACCGGCGAGCGGGCCGAGCGCGGTGCCGAGCGCGACGAGCGTGCCGAGGGCCGGGGCCGTACCGAGCGGGGCGAGCGTGCCGAGCGGGGCGACCGTAACGACCGTGCCGAGCGGGGCGACCGTAACGACCGTGCCGACCGGGGCGACCGTGCCGAGCGTAACGACCGGGGCGAGCGTGCCGAGCGGGGCGAGCGTGCCGAGCGGGGCGACCGCAACGAGCGTGCCGAGCGGAGCGACCGCAACGACCGGGGCGAGCGCGCCGAGCGTAACGACCGGAGCGACCGGAGCGACCGCAACGATCGCGCCGACCGCAACGACCGGGGTGACCGGAACGACCGGGGTCAGCGTGCCGAGCGGGACAACCGGGACAGCCGGGACAACGACGACGACGACGAGAACGGCGGCCGGCGGGGCCGGCGCAGCCGGTTCCGGGACCGTCGGCGTGGCCGCGGCGAGCGGGGCGAGAACGGCGACGGCGGTGCCACCGCCCGCGAGCCGCAGGTCGGCGAGGACGACGTGCTCGTCCCGGTGGCCGGCATCATCGACGTGCTCGACAACTACGCCTTCGTCCGGACCACCGGCTACCTGGCCGGCCCGAACGACGTGTACGTCTCGATGTCCCAGATCAAGAAGTACGGCCTGCGCCGCGGTGACGCCATCACCGGCGCGGTGCGGGCGGCCCGGGACGGCGAGCAGCGGCGCGACAAGTACAACCCGCTGGTCCGGCTGGACACCATCAACGGGATGGAGCCGGACGAGGCGAAGCGCCGGCCGGAGTTCTACAAGCTCACCCCGCTCTACCCGCAGGAGCGGCTGCGGCTGGAGACCGAGCCGCACATCCTGACCACCCGGGTCATCGACCTGGTCATGCCGATCGGCAAGGGTCAGCGTGCGCTCATCCAGTCGCCGCCCAAGGCGGGCAAGACCATGGTGTTGCAGGCGATCGCGAACGCGATCACCCGCAACAACCCGGAGTGCCACCTGATGGTGGTGCTGGTGGACGAGCGACCCGAAGAGGTCACCGACATGCAGCGGTCGATCAAGGGCGAGGTCATCGCGGCCACGTTCGACCGTCCGCCGCAGGACCACACCACGGTGGCCGAGCTGGCGATCGAGCGGGCGAAGCGCCTGGTGGAGCTGGGGCACGACGTGGTCGTGCTGCTCGACTCGGTGACCCGGCTCGGTCGGTCGTACAACCTGGCGGCGCCGGCCAGCGGCCGGATCATGTCGGGTGGTATCGACTCCACCGCGCTCTACCCGCCGAAGCGCTTCCTCGGCGCGGCCCGCAACATCGAGAACGGCGGCTCGCTGACCATCATCGCCACGGCGCTGGTGGAGACCGGGTCCATGGCGGACACGGTCATCTTCGAGGAGTTCAAGGGCACCGGCAACGCCGAGCTGAAGCTGGACCGGAAGATCGCCGACAAGCGCGTCTTCCCGGCGATCGACATCAACCCCACCGGCACGCGTAAGGAGGAGGTCCTGCTCGCGCCGGAGGAGTTGGCGATCATCCACAAGCTCCGCAAGGTGCTGCACTCGCTGGACTCGCAGGCCGCGCTGGACCTGCTGCTGGACCGGCTCAAGCAGTCCCGCACCAACATCGAGTTCCTGATGCAGATCGCGAAGTCCACTCCGGGCGAGTGA
- a CDS encoding polysaccharide deacetylase family protein — protein sequence MADGVGRWGRRTLLRRSALLLGGAALGSAATLESTWVADRRLPLAGGPASATLGNRHQDVGGGGVQVVWGARTGEPLVALTFDDGPRPQWTPMVLDTLAEHRVPATFFLVGERARRHAALVRGRMGDHEVGNHSWAHHDLARMDAATVHDDLRRSHDAITAATGTAPRLLRPPWGHLGGAVLYAAAQLDYRLVLWTLQMVESEFPHDPAGHARRIVADVRPGTILLGHDVGDERRMVALRGLPDMIAGLRARGYAFVTVSDLLRRAAGPGAAR from the coding sequence ATGGCGGACGGCGTGGGCCGGTGGGGTCGGCGTACGCTGCTGCGCCGGTCGGCGCTGCTGCTCGGCGGTGCCGCGCTGGGTTCGGCCGCGACGCTGGAGAGCACGTGGGTGGCCGATCGCCGGCTGCCGCTGGCCGGCGGCCCGGCCAGCGCGACCCTCGGCAACCGTCACCAGGACGTCGGCGGGGGCGGCGTGCAGGTGGTCTGGGGGGCCCGCACCGGCGAGCCGCTGGTGGCGCTGACGTTCGACGACGGCCCCCGGCCACAGTGGACGCCGATGGTGCTGGACACGCTGGCCGAGCACCGGGTGCCGGCCACGTTCTTCCTGGTCGGTGAGCGGGCCCGCCGGCACGCCGCGCTGGTGCGCGGCCGGATGGGCGACCACGAGGTGGGCAACCACAGTTGGGCGCACCACGACCTGGCCCGGATGGACGCCGCGACGGTCCACGACGACCTGCGCCGCAGCCACGACGCGATCACCGCGGCCACCGGCACGGCGCCCCGGCTGCTCCGCCCGCCCTGGGGGCACCTGGGCGGCGCGGTGCTGTACGCGGCGGCCCAACTGGACTACCGGCTGGTGCTCTGGACACTCCAGATGGTCGAGAGCGAGTTCCCGCACGACCCGGCCGGGCACGCCCGGCGCATCGTGGCCGACGTGCGGCCCGGCACCATCCTGCTCGGCCACGACGTCGGTGACGAGCGGCGGATGGTCGCGCTCCGCGGCCTGCCCGACATGATCGCCGGGCTGCGGGCCCGGGGCTACGCGTTCGTCACCGTCTCCGACCTGCTGCGTCGCGCTGCCGGCCCGGGAGCCGCCCGATAG